The following proteins are encoded in a genomic region of Oncorhynchus kisutch isolate 150728-3 linkage group LG6, Okis_V2, whole genome shotgun sequence:
- the LOC109893218 gene encoding interferon a3 isoform X5, whose amino-acid sequence MQSVCHCCDWIRHHYGHLSAEYLSLLDQMGGDITKQNAPVLFPTSLYRHIDDAEFEDKVIFLKETIYQITKLFDGNMKSVTWDKKNLDDFLNILERQLENLNSCVSPAMKPERRLKRYFKKLNTKVLRKMNYSAQAWELIRKEMKRHLQRLDILAAQMY is encoded by the exons ATGCAGAGCGTGTGTCATTGCTGTGACTGGATCCGACACCACTACGGCCACTTGAGCGCAGAATACCTTTCCCTGCTGGACCAGATG GGAGGAGATATCACAAAACAGAATGCCCCAGTCCTTTTCCCAACATCACTTTACAGACACATAGATGATGCTGAG TTTGAGGACAAAGTCATATTCCTGAAAGAGACCATCTATCAAATCACAAAACTGTTTGATGGGAATATGAAATCTGTCACCTGGGACAAGAAAAACCTGGACGATTTCCTCAACATTCTAGAACGCCAATTGGAGAACCTTAATTCTTGT GTATCACCTGCCATGAAACCTGAGAGGAGACTGAAACGGTACTTCAAGAAGTTGAATACTAAGGTTCTGAGAAAAATG AACTACAGTGCACAGGCGTGGGAGCTCATCAGGAAAGAGATGAAACGTCATCTGCAAAGATTGGATATCCTTGCAGCACAGATGTACTGA
- the LOC109893218 gene encoding interferon a3 isoform X2: MYTMQSWSCIFLIICSMQSVCHCCDWIRHHYGHLSAEYLSLLDQMGGDITKQNAPVLFPTSLYRHIDDAEFEDKVIFLKETIYQITKLFDGNMKSVTWDKKNLDDFLNILERQLENLNSCVSPAMKPERRLKRYFKKLNTKVLRKMNYSAQAWELIRKEMKRHLQRLDILAAQMY; this comes from the exons ATGTATACAATGCAGAGCTGGAGTTGTATTTTTCTTATTATTTGCAGTATGCAGAGCGTGTGTCATTGCTGTGACTGGATCCGACACCACTACGGCCACTTGAGCGCAGAATACCTTTCCCTGCTGGACCAGATG GGAGGAGATATCACAAAACAGAATGCCCCAGTCCTTTTCCCAACATCACTTTACAGACACATAGATGATGCTGAG TTTGAGGACAAAGTCATATTCCTGAAAGAGACCATCTATCAAATCACAAAACTGTTTGATGGGAATATGAAATCTGTCACCTGGGACAAGAAAAACCTGGACGATTTCCTCAACATTCTAGAACGCCAATTGGAGAACCTTAATTCTTGT GTATCACCTGCCATGAAACCTGAGAGGAGACTGAAACGGTACTTCAAGAAGTTGAATACTAAGGTTCTGAGAAAAATG AACTACAGTGCACAGGCGTGGGAGCTCATCAGGAAAGAGATGAAACGTCATCTGCAAAGATTGGATATCCTTGCAGCACAGATGTACTGA